One window of the Niallia circulans genome contains the following:
- a CDS encoding helix-turn-helix domain-containing protein, with protein sequence MSYLGENIRKFRKVKGLTVNELARKSNSSVSSISQIETGKRDATFKLILSIAQALDIEIAELVTPPKKNNFKHNLDVVLHLGDQTIVFGSSFSTESDKICWGINVNLSEEKINEELFFETNNHSLLSDEFFKNILNPYLIHQRLRILMRRDVELNITPKDINQNKNMWDDFKSVMIFYQQLVFRSLKNVK encoded by the coding sequence ATGAGTTATCTTGGGGAAAATATAAGGAAATTCAGAAAAGTAAAGGGACTTACCGTTAATGAATTAGCTAGAAAAAGTAATTCAAGCGTTTCAAGTATAAGTCAAATTGAAACAGGTAAAAGGGATGCTACCTTTAAATTGATTTTAAGCATTGCACAAGCGTTAGATATAGAAATAGCAGAACTGGTAACGCCACCTAAAAAAAATAACTTTAAACACAATTTAGATGTTGTTCTTCATTTAGGGGACCAAACAATTGTATTTGGGAGCTCTTTTAGCACCGAGTCTGATAAAATATGCTGGGGGATTAATGTCAATCTATCTGAAGAAAAAATTAATGAGGAATTATTCTTTGAAACAAACAATCATTCTTTACTATCCGATGAGTTTTTCAAAAACATTTTAAATCCTTACCTAATTCATCAAAGACTTAGAATATTAATGAGAAGGGATGTAGAGTTAAATATCACTCCAAAAGATATTAACCAAAACAAGAATATGTGGGATGACTTCAAATCCGTTATGATTTTCTATCAACAATTAGTTTTTAGAAGCTTGAAAAACGTTAAATGA